The following coding sequences are from one Diabrotica virgifera virgifera chromosome 2, PGI_DIABVI_V3a window:
- the LOC126880583 gene encoding uncharacterized protein LOC126880583 isoform X2, with protein MDNKEKKKRYFEKLRLDPQRLAAHQEKERQRVKAVRAKERDLFKDRPDILESKRKYETLRKQKQRERKRLAKLGEESNFPSVASELGSYKRPQSLGKAVNRVKKVLPDSPSKKQAVVRKLILEYPNLILTKPPRKCTTKLSDEVKKTVKDFFIRDDISYQAPGKRDTKSIKDPVTNKRANVQKRFLVMSVKEAYQQFIQETGLQQVTKTTFYDLRPKHVLLVSDTPHTVCVCKYHGNFNYLLESLHSNKVLNQDLVPNGKELLRKLVCSLNEENCMLGTCSQCKSLVEHELAHVLTVSDYDEGKIIVWKQWVDIEKRPKQVEHSGTVKDVICEIKKQLPTFRVHCYIKNVQSEEFEARRLENNPKSGTLQIDFAENFSLISQDEIQSAHWSHQQVTLFTACVWTGSATSSYTIVSDDLSHQKLSIKVFLYRIIEDILKRFPNLEKLSIFSDGPSSQFKNKYTAGLLCSMQKHFKIDFDWLFFATSHGKGSVDAIGGAIKHRVWIKIKSRQRTISNPFEFYECAKEEIKGTHIIFLPEEDVQNHAQEMEKKWADIKSIPDIRQCHYFMPYDSTSILVARTAKSLMTKHIISKEAEEDLSRQLDLKQRRLRYEDVYSSSDSDDDKMCTPTALPVGEETVVGSWVGVIYDSQWYPGIVENKSEKDITVSFMARVGQRFFWPSKPDIQTLHHVNIMCRIKEPPHPVSNRHFEINGVSLYDEIFKKLNV; from the exons ATGGacaataaagaaaaaaagaaaagataTTTTGAGAAGCTACGATTGGATCCCCAGCGACTTGCTGCACATCAGGAAAAGGAGAGGCAACGTGTGAAAGCCGTAAGAGCAAAGGAGAGAGATCTTTTTAAAGATAGGCCAGATATCTTAGAAAGTAAAAGAAAATATGAAACATTAAGGAAACAAAAACAACGAGAGCGGAAAAGGCTAGCTAAATTAGGAGAAGAGTCAAATTTTCCCAGTGTAGCTTCAGAACTTGGCTCATATAAAAGGCCTCAGAGCTTAGGAAAGGCTGTAAATAGGGTTAAAAAAGTTTTACCAGATAGTCCTTCCAAGAAACAAGCTGTTGTACGGAAACTGATTTTGGAATACCCAAATTTGATATTGACCAAACCTCCTCGTAAGTGTACAACCAAACTCTCTGATGAGGTAAAGAAAACTGTCAAAGATTTTTTTATCAGGGATGATATAAGTTATCAGGCTCCAGGAAAAAGGGATACAAAATCAATTAAGGACCCTGTAACTAACAAAAGAGCTAATgtgcaaaaaaggtttcttgtcatgTCAGTCAAAGAAGCCTATCAACAATTCATCCAAGAAACAGGCTTGCAACAAGTGACAAAGACCACATTTTATGATCTGCGACCAAAACATGTCCTTTTAGTAAGTGATACACCACACACGGTATGTGTGTGTAAATACCACGGAAATTTTAACTATCTTTTAGAATCCTTGCATAGTAATAAAGTATTAAACCAGGATCTTGTACCAAATGGCAAAGAACTATTAAGAAAACTTGTTTGCAGCTTAAACGAAGAAAACTGTATGTTAGGAACTTGTTCCCAATGCAAAAGTTTGGTTGAACATGAACTTGCACATGTGTTAACTGTCAGTGATTATGATGAAGGGAAAATAATTGTCTGGAAACAATGGGTTGACATTGAAAAAAGGCCAAAACAAGTTGAGCACAGCGGTACTGTAAAAGATGtaatttgtgaaataaaaaaacaattgcCTACATTTAGAGTTCATTGCTATATCAAAAATGTGCAATCAGAAGAATTTGAAGCAAGGAGACTTGAAAATAATCCAAAGTCAGGAACTCTGCAGATTGATTTTGCAGAAAACTTTTCCTTGATTTCACAGGATGAGATACAGTCCGCACATTGGTCTCATCAACAGGTAACTTTATTTACAGCTTGTGTTTGGACTGGTAGTGCAACTTCCTCATACACCATTGTGAGTGATGATTTATCACATCAAAAACTCAGCATTAAAGTTTTTCTGTATAGAATAATTGAAGATATTCTCAAGAGGTTCCCTAATCTGGAAAAACTGTCAATATTCTCTGATGGTCCCTCATCTCAATTCAAAAACAAATATACAGCTGGACTCTTGTGCTCAATGCAAAAACATTTCAAAATTGACTTTGACTGGTTGTTTTTCGCCACTTCCCATGGAAAAGGCTCTGTTGATGCGATAGGGGGCGCCATAAAGCACCGAGTATGGATCAAAATCAAATCAAGACAAAGAACAATTTCAAATCCCTTTGAGTTTTATGAATGTGCTAAAGAAGAAATAAAAGGGACACATATTATCTTTCTGCCTGAAGAAGATGTACAAAATCATGCCCAGGAAATGGAAAAAAAATGGGCAGACATAAAGTCTATTCCTGACATTCGGCAATGCCACTACTTTATGCCTTATGACTCTACGAGCATACTTGTTGCACGGACTGCAAAATCGTTAATGACTAAACACATTATTTCCAAAGAAGCGGAAGAAGACCTCTCAAGGCAATTAGATTTAAAACAGAGGCGCCTACGCTATGAGGATGTCTATTCCTCGTCTGATTCTGATGATGACAAAATGTGTACACCTACTGCACTACCAGTTGGTGAAGAGACAGTTGTAGGATCATGGGTTGGAGTGATATATGACAGCCAATGGTATCCag GGATTGTTGAAAATAAATCGGAGAAAGACATAACTGTCTCATTCATGGCCAGAGTGGGCCAAAGATTCTTTTGGCCATCAAAGCCTGATATCCAAACACTGCATCATGTCAATATAATGTGCAGGATCAAGGAACCGCCACACCCAGTATCAAATCGTCATTTTGAAATCAATGGAGTATCCCTATACGATGAGATTTTCAAAAAACTGAATGTTTAG
- the LOC126880583 gene encoding uncharacterized protein LOC126880583 isoform X1 — protein sequence MYLSFQKMDNKEKKKRYFEKLRLDPQRLAAHQEKERQRVKAVRAKERDLFKDRPDILESKRKYETLRKQKQRERKRLAKLGEESNFPSVASELGSYKRPQSLGKAVNRVKKVLPDSPSKKQAVVRKLILEYPNLILTKPPRKCTTKLSDEVKKTVKDFFIRDDISYQAPGKRDTKSIKDPVTNKRANVQKRFLVMSVKEAYQQFIQETGLQQVTKTTFYDLRPKHVLLVSDTPHTVCVCKYHGNFNYLLESLHSNKVLNQDLVPNGKELLRKLVCSLNEENCMLGTCSQCKSLVEHELAHVLTVSDYDEGKIIVWKQWVDIEKRPKQVEHSGTVKDVICEIKKQLPTFRVHCYIKNVQSEEFEARRLENNPKSGTLQIDFAENFSLISQDEIQSAHWSHQQVTLFTACVWTGSATSSYTIVSDDLSHQKLSIKVFLYRIIEDILKRFPNLEKLSIFSDGPSSQFKNKYTAGLLCSMQKHFKIDFDWLFFATSHGKGSVDAIGGAIKHRVWIKIKSRQRTISNPFEFYECAKEEIKGTHIIFLPEEDVQNHAQEMEKKWADIKSIPDIRQCHYFMPYDSTSILVARTAKSLMTKHIISKEAEEDLSRQLDLKQRRLRYEDVYSSSDSDDDKMCTPTALPVGEETVVGSWVGVIYDSQWYPGIVENKSEKDITVSFMARVGQRFFWPSKPDIQTLHHVNIMCRIKEPPHPVSNRHFEINGVSLYDEIFKKLNV from the exons ATGTATTTATCTTTTCAGAAAATGGacaataaagaaaaaaagaaaagataTTTTGAGAAGCTACGATTGGATCCCCAGCGACTTGCTGCACATCAGGAAAAGGAGAGGCAACGTGTGAAAGCCGTAAGAGCAAAGGAGAGAGATCTTTTTAAAGATAGGCCAGATATCTTAGAAAGTAAAAGAAAATATGAAACATTAAGGAAACAAAAACAACGAGAGCGGAAAAGGCTAGCTAAATTAGGAGAAGAGTCAAATTTTCCCAGTGTAGCTTCAGAACTTGGCTCATATAAAAGGCCTCAGAGCTTAGGAAAGGCTGTAAATAGGGTTAAAAAAGTTTTACCAGATAGTCCTTCCAAGAAACAAGCTGTTGTACGGAAACTGATTTTGGAATACCCAAATTTGATATTGACCAAACCTCCTCGTAAGTGTACAACCAAACTCTCTGATGAGGTAAAGAAAACTGTCAAAGATTTTTTTATCAGGGATGATATAAGTTATCAGGCTCCAGGAAAAAGGGATACAAAATCAATTAAGGACCCTGTAACTAACAAAAGAGCTAATgtgcaaaaaaggtttcttgtcatgTCAGTCAAAGAAGCCTATCAACAATTCATCCAAGAAACAGGCTTGCAACAAGTGACAAAGACCACATTTTATGATCTGCGACCAAAACATGTCCTTTTAGTAAGTGATACACCACACACGGTATGTGTGTGTAAATACCACGGAAATTTTAACTATCTTTTAGAATCCTTGCATAGTAATAAAGTATTAAACCAGGATCTTGTACCAAATGGCAAAGAACTATTAAGAAAACTTGTTTGCAGCTTAAACGAAGAAAACTGTATGTTAGGAACTTGTTCCCAATGCAAAAGTTTGGTTGAACATGAACTTGCACATGTGTTAACTGTCAGTGATTATGATGAAGGGAAAATAATTGTCTGGAAACAATGGGTTGACATTGAAAAAAGGCCAAAACAAGTTGAGCACAGCGGTACTGTAAAAGATGtaatttgtgaaataaaaaaacaattgcCTACATTTAGAGTTCATTGCTATATCAAAAATGTGCAATCAGAAGAATTTGAAGCAAGGAGACTTGAAAATAATCCAAAGTCAGGAACTCTGCAGATTGATTTTGCAGAAAACTTTTCCTTGATTTCACAGGATGAGATACAGTCCGCACATTGGTCTCATCAACAGGTAACTTTATTTACAGCTTGTGTTTGGACTGGTAGTGCAACTTCCTCATACACCATTGTGAGTGATGATTTATCACATCAAAAACTCAGCATTAAAGTTTTTCTGTATAGAATAATTGAAGATATTCTCAAGAGGTTCCCTAATCTGGAAAAACTGTCAATATTCTCTGATGGTCCCTCATCTCAATTCAAAAACAAATATACAGCTGGACTCTTGTGCTCAATGCAAAAACATTTCAAAATTGACTTTGACTGGTTGTTTTTCGCCACTTCCCATGGAAAAGGCTCTGTTGATGCGATAGGGGGCGCCATAAAGCACCGAGTATGGATCAAAATCAAATCAAGACAAAGAACAATTTCAAATCCCTTTGAGTTTTATGAATGTGCTAAAGAAGAAATAAAAGGGACACATATTATCTTTCTGCCTGAAGAAGATGTACAAAATCATGCCCAGGAAATGGAAAAAAAATGGGCAGACATAAAGTCTATTCCTGACATTCGGCAATGCCACTACTTTATGCCTTATGACTCTACGAGCATACTTGTTGCACGGACTGCAAAATCGTTAATGACTAAACACATTATTTCCAAAGAAGCGGAAGAAGACCTCTCAAGGCAATTAGATTTAAAACAGAGGCGCCTACGCTATGAGGATGTCTATTCCTCGTCTGATTCTGATGATGACAAAATGTGTACACCTACTGCACTACCAGTTGGTGAAGAGACAGTTGTAGGATCATGGGTTGGAGTGATATATGACAGCCAATGGTATCCag GGATTGTTGAAAATAAATCGGAGAAAGACATAACTGTCTCATTCATGGCCAGAGTGGGCCAAAGATTCTTTTGGCCATCAAAGCCTGATATCCAAACACTGCATCATGTCAATATAATGTGCAGGATCAAGGAACCGCCACACCCAGTATCAAATCGTCATTTTGAAATCAATGGAGTATCCCTATACGATGAGATTTTCAAAAAACTGAATGTTTAG
- the LOC126880584 gene encoding splicing factor 3A subunit 3, protein METILEQQRRYHEEKERLIDAMVKEMLHKKTTFREAINSDHRQKYLLDRYMASTERLIDLYDDRDGQRKAEVAALTGPNEFQEFYSRLKLIKDFYRRHPNEISVPMSVEFDEFAKARENPNEDMANFVEFTDEEGYGKYLDLHECYEKYINLKGIEKVDYITYLGMFDQLYDIPKERKSGEYKKYLLCLIEYLTWFVQRIKPLKDLDIDLQEQVEQVLLNWDNGSVPGWPKETGSALTNVGAHLDLSAFSSWEELASLGLDRLKSALMALGLKCGGTLEERAQRLFSTKGKGSLDPSLMTKNNKGKANKEKELLRQRELATLEAQVYRLAEWVSPQRAATKENVQRKQARTDGERDDSENEESEDDSPDEGDDDVPYNPKNLPLGWDGKPIPYWLYKLHGLNISYNCEICGNYVYKGPKAFQRHFAEWRHAHGMRCLGIPNTAHFANVTQIEDALALWEKLKVQKQSERWQPETEEEYEDSQGNVVNRKTYEDLKRQGLL, encoded by the exons atggAAACAATTTTGGAACAACAGCGTCGTTACCATGAAGAAAAAGAACGTTTAATTGATGCCATGGTAAAAGAAATGCTTCACAAAAAGACAACTTTCAGAGAAGCAATAAACTCAGACCACCGACAAAAGTACCTGCTGGATAGATATATGGCTTCAACAGAAAGACTAATAGATCTTTATGATGATAGAGACGGACAGCGTAAGGCTGAAGTAGCCGCTCTTACGGGCCCCAACGAGTTCCAAGAATTCTACAGTAGGTTAAAATTAATCAAAGACTTTTACAGAAGGCATCCAAACGAAATCAGTGTTCCTATGTCAGTGGAATTTGATGAGTTTGCCAAAGCCAGGGAAAATCCTAACGAGGATATGGCTAACTTTGTAGAATTTACAGATGAGGAGGGCTACGGGAAGTATTTGGATTTACATGAATGTTACGAAAAGTATATAAACTTAAAAGGCATAGAAAAGGTAGATTACATTACCTATTTGGGTATGTTTGACCAACTATACGATATTCCGAAGGAGAGAAAAAgcggtgaatataaaaaatatttgttatgcCTAATTGAATATTTGACTTGGTTTGTGCAGCGTATAAAGCCTCTAAAGGACTTAGACATTGATCTACAAGAACAA GTTGAGCAGGTTCTGCTAAACTGGGATAATGGAAGTGTACCGGGATGGCCAAAAGAAACAGGGTCTGCACTAACAAATGTTGGAGCCCACTTGGACCTCTCTGCATTTTCAAGTTGGGAAGAATTGGCATCGTTAGGTTTAGACAGACTGAAATCTGCCTTAATGGCGTTAGGATTGAAATGTGGAGGTACTTTGGAAGAAAGAGCTCAAAGATTATTCTCAACAAAAGGAAAAGGTTCCTTGGATCCTTCACTTATGACGAAAAATAACAAAGGCAAAGCCAACAAAGAAAAGGAGTTATTGAGACAAAGAGAACTTGCAACTTTAGAAGCCCAAGTGTACAG attagCAGAGTGGGTCTCACCGCAGAGAGCTGCGACAAAAGAAAATGTGCAAAGAAAACAAGCTCGTACTGACGGAGAAAGAGACGACAGCGAAAATGAAGAAAGCGAAGATGATAGTCCTGATGAAGGTGACGATGATGTTCCGTATAATCCAAAGAATCTTCCTTTGGGATGGGATGGAAAACCTATACCGTACTGGCTGTATAAACTACATGGTTTAAACATCAGCTATAATTGTGAGATATGTGGAAATTACGTTTATAAAGGCCCAAAAGCATTCCAAAGACATTTTGCAGAATGGAGACACGCCCACGGAATGAGATGCCTTGGTATTCCTAACACTGCACATTTTGCAAATGTTACACAGATTGAGGATGCTTTGGCACTGTGGGAAAAGCTGAAAGTCCAAAAACAAAGTGAGCGTTGGCAACCTGAAACAGAGGAAGAGTATGAAGATTCTCAAGGCAATGTGGTAAATAGAAAGACTTACGAGGATCTTAAGAGACAAGGGTTATTATAG